From the Bos javanicus breed banteng chromosome 7, ARS-OSU_banteng_1.0, whole genome shotgun sequence genome, the window AATTCATCTGTGATGAGCCACCAGAAGAATGTGATTTCCAAACATTTCTAATCTAAAGCTAGGAAAATTTTGAAGTAGGAAACAGTATATACTGTCTGAATATCAAGCTGATGAGAAAACTTAAAGACAATTACTAAAATGTGCATAGAGAAACTGAAtcaaaataaaagggaaatctgaggaaataaatagaagaaGTAAGTTTTATTCTACAAAGATCAAAGCATTGCAATATCTGCTTCCAAGTCTTTGAGTCATGTGACCAAGAAAACATTCATTTTGTTCATGTAACTGGCAATTTTATACCTGGCATCTCCAAATAGAATCTCTTCAGAGACCTCTTTATGTCTTTgttcctcagactgtagatgaagGGATTCAGCATGGGCAtgaccacagtgtacatcactGAGGCTGTTGCACTTGTGTGTGAGCTGTGTGCAACAGCAGGGCTAAAGTACACTCCTAAGACTGTACAATAAAATAAGGAGACAACTGAGAGGTGAGATGCACaggtggaaaatgctttatacttCCCCTGAACTGATGAGATTCCAGTTATGGAGGAAACTATTTTAGAGTAAGAGTAGATTATGCCAGCAAAAGGGCAACCACCAAAGAGAGAAGTTGAAAAATAGATCACTATCTTATTGAGAAAAGTGTCAGAACAAGAAAGTTGTATCACCTGGTTgagttcacagaaaaagtggTGGATTTCCAAGTTTGAACAGAAGGACAATCGCAAAACCATAGAACTGTGTAACAAGGAATACATGATACTCATTATCCAGGACAGAAGAATCAGCAGTCCACAGAGCCGGGGGCTCATGATGACCATGTACTGCAGGGGTTGGCAAATGGCCATGTACCGATCATAGGCCATCACAGCCAGGAGAATGTCATCTAATCCTGCaaagaatatgtaaaaatacatCTGGGTGACACAAGCTTCATAGGTGATAACTTTGCTCTGTGTCTGGATGTTCCACAACATATTTGGGATGGTGGTGGATGTGAAGCATATGTCtacaaaggacaggttggagaggaagaagtacatgggggtgtggaggcggGAGTCTGAGCTAACAAGcaggatgatgagcaggtttccaaacagagtgatcaggtacatggagagaaaaatcacaaatatgaGGGGCTGCTGTTCTGGTTCCTCTGAAAAttccaaaagaagaaattttGGAATTTGTGTATTGTTCTCCAGTTCCATATGGCAAATGtgactattgggaaaaaaagaaagcaacatgATTAATTTTCACTTAAATGGGCATACCTGAAATAGCTGAAATACTATAATTTCTATTTTGCAGGTAAGAAATTGATGTTAATATGttgcatatatatgaatttttcttGATGGTATACCTCATTTCATCTCTGACTAGAATTTTTATTGTCCCATTCTCAGTAAATTTACAAgtgtttcgatccctgggtcaggaagatcccctggcaaagggcatgcctaccgactccagtgttcttgcctggagaattccatggacagaggatcctggcaggctacagttcatggggtcacaaagaatcaggcatgactgagctaccaacactttcactttacagttTTAATGAGAAACTCTTTCATGCCTTTGAGAAACATGTATTGAGAGCCAACATGTCCCAAGCACAAAGAGGGATGCAGAAAACCAAATCTCCACATTCCAGGAATGGAGATagatgatattaaaataaatattttataaaatatgtcatAATGTGACAGatgttatgaagaaaataaaaccagatgCAAAGGAGAGAGTAGTAGAAGGAGTTATTTTGCACTGAGTGTTCAGGCAAGTTCTGCAAACAAAGGGTTGTTTGAAGAGACATCAAGAAAGAGAGCAAAGCATTTAGTGTGATACCAGGAGAAGTGTGTTCCTGGAAGAGGGAGCTGCCACTGTAAAGGACTGGAGGAAGATGTTGATTCCACATGTTCAAATGCAAACAAGGAAGCCAGTAGGGCAAAGGGATAAGCAAGAAGTGGAGTGATCAGAGATGGTGTCAGGGATGCTAAGGAAAAGCATGGTCTCTCTGCTATAGCTGAACCTTCACTCCACAGAGAATCCCTCTTCCATGTTGTTCCCAGCACTTCAGAAATTTAGTTGCAAAGACACCCTGTGAATTGAAGGAAATCCTCTTCTTCGTACCACCTATTCACTGAGTTCTGGCCTCTCTCACCTTATTATGTCACTTTAATATATGACCGGGTGCTTCTGCTTTAAGAACTGCTCTCACTCCGCAAGGCACAGACACACCGTGGCTTCCTGGACTATGTTACTGTCGTGATTTTCTCATCCAGAACCATCCTTCTTAGCCTATCTGTGGTGATAACTCAAGCTGGTCAGATCGGATTGTTTCttccaaagaatttttaaaaggtaccTAGAAATTCCACTTCATAAATTTCCAAGTAAGCAGTAAACTTGAGGTTCGTTTCtgttttggccacttgatgcaaacagccaactcattggaaaagaccctgatactcagaaagattgagaacataaggaaaagggggcaacagaagatgaaatggttggatggcatcactgattcagtcgacatgaatttgggcaaactccaggagatggtgagggacaaagaagcctggcatgctgtagtccatggagtcacaaagaattggagacAACTTGTCAACTGAACAATGAAAACAACCCACccagtatttaaagaaatataaaaagtattaGAGACAGATAGATATAATGAAGGAAAAAGATCTAATGAGTTCCAGTGCCCCTGAGAAAATGTGACTAAGAAAAATTTCCTCTGTTTGGGAACATTGCAAATTCAGCTACATATCCTTAATGCTCaggtaaaataataaagaaaaatatgtgtttttttgcCAATGACAGAAAGAGTGATATATATGTAATGTGAAAAATCATATAGATTTAATACCccaagagaaaaataagcaaagggagtaaacaaagaaatcaaaatggaaacatGGAATACAACAAAATTTCTCTGTGTTATATTAATCAGTAGATTTGTTTGTCCTGAgtgttttttgtattattttacaaattatatttctgTGATATGATACTGAATGAAGAAAGACCTGTCTATTTTCTTATgggagatattttatttattattcttgtgcttaattttttttaaataaacccaGTGGGTACAATTTAATTCTTGTTCTGGCCTTTGTCTAACATGCAAAGGTCTTTCCATACCATACCTATAAAgacttataaatgaaaaaaaaattcattctgttATTCTGGATAAATGTATGTGCATAATTTAAACCTGAGGACACTATGTTGtagtctgtgctgtgctgtgcttagtcactgagttgtatctgactctttgcaaccccgtggactgtagcccaccaggctcctctgtccactgggactctccagacaagaatactggagtgggttgccatgccctcctccaagggatcttcctaacccagaaatcaaagccaggtctcctgcattgcaggcagattctttactgtctgagccacaagggaagccattttTGTCTACTGTACTGCAACTCTGTCACTATAATGCAATATCAGTAGAGACTTCAACTGCATTTCTCACTCAGTTTTTCCAAAGATATgtgaatatatgtacatttattttaaaatgcacttaAGAAAGTTAGAAATTATGAaatacaaagaatagcaaaaactaaaaataaagggtGATATTGCATAATTGTATTAAATAAAACTGAGTGGAACATCAAAACTGAAACATGATACATAATAACAGTCATTGGACAATTACAACATTAAGTAACAATTAATTAAGAAAAGACTTTGACTCAGGAGAATATAACATATGATTTACACAGAAATTTTAGCACATAGCAGATGCTTTgctattatttgttgaatgattagGAATTAGGTCCCCTTAGATATGAACACTATCCTATAGGAGCATTATATTTCAATTTGGTTGGAAAAGTCCAGATTGTTGAATAAAACTTGGCATAAATGGCTGTCAACCTGGAAGAAAATGAAGTGGTTCCTTATATAGCACATCTTTTAAAAAGGGACCAAATACCCCAAAAGTAAACAGTCTACTTTAGATGAACATGGTGGGAAGACTATCATAATTAAGGTGAGAAAATCAGAAGTAAGGAGAAAGACAGATTTGACTCCtataaaacttaacattttttaTCGTCAAAAACACCCAACCAAAAGTCAATTGCAGAACCAATAATTTGTCAGCATCATTGAAAATGCAGCTAACTGTTGAGTAATAGGCATAAAATATATAGATGTGTGATAATAAAAATTGACATGCTGATCAAATATATGAATCTTTACTCAAAGTGACTAATAGTTTAAAAATCACCAGGAAGTCTCATTCACAACCCTCAGCCTGGTGAAAACACTTACTGTAGATTGAGGTTGAAACTTCTAAACAGACATCACAGACATAAGGGGAATTCTGTAATTTTATTGGCAAAAATGTGATGTGGAGAACATTTTGGAAACTACCTGTGACAGCTCTTGATTGTGGAAGCATGAATATTCTTTAACTCAGAGTTCCTCCATCTCTGCACTACTGGACATTCTCTGGCAGACCATTCTCTGTGGTGGGGTATGCCCTGTATACTGTAGGATGTTTAGAAACATCTTTGCCCATCATCTACCATTCATCAGTGTGATAGTGAAAAATGTCCACTCATATCACTAAGTGTCCCCTGGAGGACACAATTACCCTTGGTTGGGAAGCAGTTTTAAATTAACAAACTCcacatattttcataataatttataGCATACCTGCGAGTTGCTAAGAGACAGCAGATCTGAAAATTTCtcatcacaataaaaaaattggaactatgtgtggtgacagatgttaactagatgTACTGTAGTGATCATTTAGTGATATAAACAAATACTGAATCAACATGATAAATGCATGTAACTTATATGTTGTTGTGTGTCAGAGAAAggaagtgaatgaaagtgaaagtctctcagttgtgtctgactctttgagaccacatgaacagacagtagctcaccaggctcctctgtccatggaattctccaggcaagaatactgagtgaattgccatttccttctccaggggattttcccttcTTAGGGAtgaaactctggtctcctgcattgcaggcagattcattaccaactgagccacagtgTCAAATTACCCGAATTCTTTCTGAAAAGTGATGAAGAGAATGCTATATTTGACAgatttgactgaaaaaaaattatgaatgcTTATACAATCCACACagatatatctatacatatataaaagaactaaatgatgttcagttttttgtttaaaaagctaTAACCTTCAGAAAACCTTGAACATTTACCGTCTCTAAGTGTTACTCTCCTCTGCTGTAAAAAATGAGGATAACAGTACTACCTACGTTATAATATGGTAACgatgataaatataaaaatatgcttgTTTCATGGTAAGCACTGAATAAAAATgagctattatttttaaaaaagctattctttctttcaaagaattgaattttaaaaaggaataatagTACTCTGACACCACTATGTAAAACAAAAGTTACAGAGATATTTTTCAGTAGAGAAACACTCAATGCCTAACAAATCCACAAATATATTCAGCCTCACAggtaataaaataattgaaaagtaaACCTCTTGATATACATCTTTTCACCTATGTAactacgttttttttttttcttatgtggaTACCCACCGTGAGAGAAGATACTGTACTATGTAGGTTTCATTCACAGATGTTGCAAGGGTATATTTGCAAACAGTCTTCAGTTTAGATCTTTCTCCTCCACATGAAAACAGAATCTAATACATCCCAtcttacaataaaaagaaatgtcctTACCTCATTGTATGACCCTCCAGATAATACCCTATTTTTCCACTCCTGTTAATCAACAAGATTCCTGGGCTCATGTTCTACTTTTACTGGTAGCAGTTTAGGCCTCCCATTCCTTCTTCTATTGGGCTTCCACTAACATGATTTAATTGTTAAAAGTGACACTCATGTTTCTAAGCACAGTGTTTACTTGGAAAGCCAGCAAACAGCCACAATGATCTTTGACCTCTGGGCTATGTTAGATTGGTCCTCAGGTGACCTCAGGTACACATTCCTGGCTTCCCTCCTCTCTGATCCTCTCCTGAAGTATCTGTGGAGCTCTCAGACTCACCTTCTTGGAAACTCTGCATGGAAGTTTTCCCTGAGAAGGTCAAAATCCCCCACCCCCTAAATAATTGGTGATGGAGACCAAAGTTTGTCCCTAAACAAGACAACAGCATTGGTCTCTCAGCCAGATTTAGGACTGTATAAGAGAGGACCATGTGCTATCCAACCACAGTGGCACAGGCTCAGGGACTGCAGCAGAGGACATATTTATAGCTTCCTGTGTCAGCTCATTAGGCATGTTTCCTCTTGTCACTCCAACCTCTGTATACATGATTTTCCTGGGAGATATTGGTCTGGAcagaatggatttttttcctgCTGATTCTCTGTTCCTAGGAGACTGCATTATAAGCTAGGTGAATTCAATTTTTATCACTCCTCGTTTAACTCTTCTGCTTCCAAAAGGCTAAGCCTCCCAGAACCTCATTACATCCCTGAGTTCAAATTTTCTCATATGGGCATATGTCTTGACTAGATCTTTAGGGTCTTCAGTGATTTGATTAGTGGTTGCAATACAACCCCTGAAATATCTGAGAATTactatttctcttttcaaaatggGGGTTAACTCCAATTCTTTAATGTAAAACTTGGATATTAAAATCTTTGGTTTCAAGAAAGTTTTACAAAGGCAATAAGGACTTCCTACTGATAGTAACATCTGTCATGTACCCCtcattataaaacattaaaattgtaTAAGATATATTTAGATGCTGTTCTGTAACACTAGTTTAGAACATTACAGGGGCTGTCAAGTTTAATCTTGATAACTGAGTGTTCTATGAGTTAGAATGTATAAGAACTCCATTCAACACTGCAGAAATGGTACTCAGAGGGATTTAATGTTCGGCTTAAAGGTATAAACTAAGTAAGGGATGGAATCTTGGTTGGAATTGGCCAAGATACTTTCAGGTCTCAAACTCTGGTCAGTGATTTTCAATCAGAGATGATTTTGTCCCTGGGGATATTTGACAATGCCTAAAGGATGCTCCTAATCCCCAGTATACACCAGGATAGCACCCTGTACCTTTCCCGCCTCAAATGCCAAcagtgagaatgtgtgtgtgtttagttgctcatttgtgtctgactctttgcaatgccatggactgtagctcaccaggctcctctgttggtgggatttcccaggtaagaatattggagttgattgccatttccttctccaggggattttctccacccagggatcaaagggtcacctgtgttgcaggtggattccataccatctgagtcaccaaggaagcctgtaAGAAGGTAAGGAAATCTATCTTTAGACCAGAACTTCTATAGGTTCTTTGTGCATACAAATCACCAAGGTTTGTGGTTCAAATGCACATCATGACTCATCAGGTCTCTAGAGGGCCCAGGGACTGTCTTTGCAGCAAAATCTTATGTGTTGAAGCTGCAGGTCTTGTTCTGTGGACCACAGTTTGGATATCATTGCAGTGGCCCTGTGTTAGAGTCAAGTACACATAGCTTTAGTCTTCTCCATGAAGGGTCTTTTATGTACAAATTTTGAAAGAATCATTTTCACTCACTTCATAGGTGATGATAATTGTGTCCAGATCTCTAAAATATTATAGCTCTTGAGTgacatcaaataaaatatatattaaaaagactTTAATGGAttctagtgcactgggacgacccagagggatggtatggggagggaggaaggaggagggttcaggatggggagcacatgtatacctatggcggattcattttaatatttggcaaaactaatacaattatgtaaactttaaaaataaaataaaattaaaaaaaaaaaaaaactttaggtcctccctggtggcccagtggctaagattccacattcccGACACATGGAGCCAGGAATCAATCCCtaattggggaactagatcccatatgctacttAGAGTTCTCATACCACATATAAAAAAAGATCCTGCACACCTCAACTAAGACATGCCacagcaaaataatttttaaaagggggaaaaaagaagatttTAGGGTAGGCAGCATAAGGGATTCCAAAAGATTTGATATCCTAAACCAAAGAACTTTGGAATATATTTGTTACATAACAAGGTAATTGAGACAGTAGatgtgattccctggtggctcagaggttaaagtgtctgcctgcaatgtgggagacctgggttcgatccctgggtcaggaagattccctggagaaggaaatggcaacccactccagtattcttgcccagagaatcccatggatggaggagcctgatgggctacagtccacggggttgcaaagagtcagacatgactgagtgacttcattttcattttactttcataTTTAAGATAAGAAGATTATCCCAGATTATccaccttgaaagtgaaaatagctcagtcttgtctgactctttgtgaccagttctccagggcagaattctggagtcggtagcctttcccttctccagggatcttcccaacccagggatcaaacccaggtctcttacatggcaggcagatcctttgccaactgagctatcagggatgtaAACACAATGATCCTCTAaatgtggaagacagaggaaaaatTGGGGTcagagatttgaagatgctgtGCTTCTGGCACTGCAGATGGAGGAAGGATCATAAGCCAATGTATGAAGATGTCCTCTGGAAACTGGAATAGAAGAAGGAATTCATTCTCACCTGGAACATCTTAAAAGATCCAAACTCTCCAGATGTCTTGATTTAAGGccattaaaaatctattttaggCTTCTGACCTCTAGAGGTTTAAGATAGAATGTTTATTTAAGTCACAGTCTGTTAATTTCTTACAGCAGCAGGAGGCATCTAATACAGATACTTAACCAAGAAAATATTGTTGCCAGGAAATGAGTTTAAGCTTCTCAAATCATTCACCCTTGGCATGTCATTCTATATTGAAATCCCttttcaataaaagaaattaGAGTTAATTTGGAGATATTCAATACCATTACCTGGTATAGAAAATTTCTTGTTACATAATGTAAATGTGGTTCTGACTTCAAAGGCTTTGGGAATTTAAGGTAGTAAAAAAATAATCCCTTATTCAAATTAAAGTAATACATTCTACTTTATATCTTCTAGGTTGTGTTTATTCAGATGTCAGACCCTTCAATCTCTCTCAGGTTTTGAgtctatgtatatatgcatatgtgtgaatGTGTTTAGTTGACAGAATGATATgtacaaatgcacacacatacatacattcacaCACTAGCTATTTTTGAATGCTTTCTTTGGACTCatcaaaataaatcaatatatatctaacattcatttattccttataGCATGCACCTTAATTAAGGTTTACTATTAAGGTTGTGCACATTTTGAACTCTAAAAAATGAACCATGTAGTGTGTACTgctaatttttgaaatttaacaAATTGTATAGTTTAAAACTTGCAGTTAGTTGTATgtaattatacttcaatgaatTAGTTAGAATTTAAAACTTCTGGTTTTGCATGATTCAAGGTAGTAAATAAATCCCATGTAGTTGATTCACACCAAAGATTGGGAGATATCTCTTCTAccaaggaagaaaacaaagtgtCCTATATGGATATAAGAACAgtcaaattaaaataaagcagTTAACATTAGACAAAccacttttttttctgtaaattaaaGACTaacctacaaaggtccatatagtcaaagctatagtgttTCCATAGAAAACATGGATGGATATGAGAGTGAACCATAAGGAAGGGTGAACCACAAAGAAAGTTGAACCATGAagaatgccgaagaattggtgctttcaatctgtggtgctggggaaaactcttgagactcatttggactgcaaggacatcaaaccagtcaatcctaaaggaaatcaaccctgagtgttcattggaaggacagatgctgaagctgaatttccaatactttggccacctgatatgaagagccaactcattggtaaagaccctgatgctgggaaagactgaaggcaggaagagtagggggcaacagaggatgagatggttggatggcatcaacagctcaatggacatgactttgagcaaacttcaggagctaatcaaggacagggaagcctgcatgctgcagtccatggggtcacaaagagtcagacatgactgagtgactcaacaactaCTACatatataaaaggaagaaattggcATAAAGTGGCTCAAGAGAGAAGAGCACTACAACCACACACAACATCACGGAGGAGCctttaaaacatgaaatagagCCTGACAGCAGACACATGAAGAAGAGATAACCTGTCTCAGAACATCACCCCATCATATAATCCTATGTGATAATAAGGGAATTATTATCCATTTGCTCTTAGGACATCTTGTTATGCAGCAACAAACTGATATAATAATCCAagtgaagaaaactgaaga encodes:
- the LOC133251827 gene encoding olfactory receptor-like protein OLF4: MELENNTQIPKFLLLEFSEEPEQQPLIFVIFLSMYLITLFGNLLIILLVSSDSRLHTPMYFFLSNLSFVDICFTSTTIPNMLWNIQTQSKVITYEACVTQMYFYIFFAGLDDILLAVMAYDRYMAICQPLQYMVIMSPRLCGLLILLSWIMSIMYSLLHSSMVLRLSFCSNLEIHHFFCELNQVIQLSCSDTFLNKIVIYFSTSLFGGCPFAGIIYSYSKIVSSITGISSVQGKYKAFSTCASHLSVVSLFYCTVLGVYFSPAVAHSSHTSATASVMYTVVMPMLNPFIYSLRNKDIKRSLKRFYLEMPGIKLPVT